In the Arthrobacter sp. CDRTa11 genome, CGGGGACTCTTGTGAGGCTGGCCAAGGACCTTCGGCTCGGCTCGGACGCAACCGCCGACGACGTCGCCGGCGCCGCGGCCCGGCACCTGGGCCGTCCCGAAACCGGCATCAGGGACCTGTTGCAGGAACATCCAAGGAATGAAGCCAGACTGGTGCAATGGTCCCAGGAGCTGGAGAAATTAGAGAACGAGGTGAGGACCCGATGAACGAACACAGCAGCGGCCAGCAGATCCTGGATTCCCTGCAGCATGATCCCGCCCGCCAGGCACTCCTTGACGTCCGCAATGAAGTGGCCAAGGCAGTGGTGGGTCAGGACCCTACGGTCACGGGACTGCTCATTGCGCTGCTCTCGCAGGGCCATGTGCTCCTGGAGGGTGTGCCCGGCGTGGCCAAGACACTGCTTGTGCGCGCCCTCTCCGCCGCCCTGAGCCTGGACACCAAACGCGTCCAGTTCACCCCTGACCTGATGCCGGGCGACGTGACCGGCTCCCTGGTCTATGACGCGCATACCTCCGAGTTCAGCTTCCGGGAGGGTCCTGTTTTTACCAATATCCTGCTGGCTGACGAGATCAACCGCACTCCCCCTAAAACCCAGGCATCCCTGCTTGAGGCGATGGAGGAGCGGCAGGTCTCCGTGGACGGCGTGTCGCGCCCGCTGCCGGCGCCTTTCCTGGTCGCGGCAACCCAGAACCCGGTGGAGTACGAAGGGACCTATCCCCTGCCCGAAGCGCAACTGGACCGCTTCCTGCTCAAACTCACCATGCCACTGCCCAACCGCAACGACGAGATGGAAGTGATCCGGCGGCATGCTTCCGGGTTTAATCCCCACGACCTCGCGGCAGCCGGGGTCCGGGCCGTGGCAGGAGCCGACGACCTGGACCGTGCGCGGCAGGCCGTGGCGCGAGTGGCCGTCGAGCCGGAAATTATCGGCTACATCGTGGACCTGGTCCGGGCAACGCGCGCCGCGCCGTCGTTCCAGCTGGGCGTCTCGCCCCGCGGAGCAACTGCACTGCTTAATACATCCCGGGCATGGGCCTGGCTCTCCGGCCGGAGCTTTGTCACTCCCGACGACGTCAAAGCCCTCGCTCTGCCCTGCCTGCGGCACCGGGTGGCACTGCATCCGGAAGCGCAGATGGACGGGGTCCGGGTGGACGACGTACTGGGGAGCATCCTGGCCTCCGTTCCGGTCCCCCGCTGACCGGAATGGCGATCTCCGGACGTTTTGTACTCCTGGCGCTGCTTGGCCTGGCGCCGGTGCTTCTGATGCCCGGTTGGGGAACTGTCCTGGCGGTGGTCCTGGTCCTCGCCGCGCTGCTGGCTCTGGAGATTGGCCTGGCCGCTTCTCTCCGCAGCATCGAAATGCAGCGCTCCGAACCGGGAAACGTGGCCCTGCATGGCACGGCGGTATCCAGCCTTACTGTCCGCAATAACGGCCGGCGCCTCCTCCGCGCCAAGGTCCGCGATGCCTGGCAGCCTTCCGCCGGCGCACAGAATCCCGTGCAGGAGATCGACGTTCCGGCCGGCGAAAGCCGCAAGTTGACGGTGCGGCTGCAGCCGGTCCGCCGCGGGGACCTGCGTGCCCCGCACGTAACGTTGCGCTCTCTGGGTCCCCTCCGGCTGGCGGCCCGGCAGCGCACGGTTGAATGTCCGGGCTCCCTCAGGGTCCTTCCGCCGTTCAACTCCCGCCGGCATCTCCCGTCCAAGCTCCGGAAGCTGCGTGAGCTGGACGGCAAGGCGGCCGTGCAGATCCGGGGCGCAGGCACGGAATTCGATTCCCTGCGGGACTACGTCCGCGGAGACGACGTGCGTTCCATTGACTGGAGGGCCACCGCACGCCGCTCGGCCGTCGTCGTCCGCACGTGGCGGCCGGAGCGTGACCGGCGGGTGGTAATCATCCTGGACACCTCCCGGACCTCAGCTGCCCGGATCGAGGACGAGCCACGGCTGGATACCGGGATGGAAGCGGCCCTCTTGCTGGCAGTCCTTGCCGAACGGGGCGGTGACAGGGTGGATTTCCTCGCTTTTGACCGCCGCGCGCGGGCCAGGGCAGGATCGGCCACCACCGGCAATCTCCTGGGCCAGCTGGTGCAGGCCATGGCGCCGCTGGATGCAGAACTGATCGAGCTGGACTGGTCAGGCATCCCGGGCCAGGTCCGCGGGATCTCGGCGCACCGTTCATTGGTGGTTTTGCTGACCTCGCTGGATGGCGGAGCGCCCGAAGAAGGGCTCATTCCCGTGGCTGCACAGCTGGCACAGCAGCACGTGGTGGTGGTGGCGTCCGTCCGGGATCCGCTGCTCGGCCAGATGTTGCGGGAACGGCACAACGCGTCCAGCGTTTTTCGTGCGGCGGCGGCGGAACGCACGCTGCTGGAGCGTGAGGCCGTCACCAGCCAGCTGCGGCACCAAGGGGTGGAGGTGGTGGATGCCGAACCGCATCAGTTGCCGCCGCAATTGGCTGACATGTACATCCGGCTCAAGGCTGCCGGTAGATTGTGAACCCGCGGTCCCTGCCGCTTCCCGTACCGCCCCCAGGAGGACCCGAGTGAACGTTCCCATCTACCAACAGGCCCTGGGCCAGGACTTCGACAGGCTGCAGCCCCAGCTCCAGGACTACTTTTCCCTCGTGCCGGGCTCGGGCCAGTACGGCGTGGGCGAGGGTGTTTTTGACGTGGTGGGCTGCCGGCAGCGCTGGCTGAGACCCCTGTTTCGGCTCACGTCCTCGGAGGAGGCGTTCTTCCCGGAATACGGCGAGGGCATTCCATTCAGGATCGAAAACCACGCGCATCTGGATCCGTTCGGACGCTCCAGCCTGACTGCCAGGCGGGAGATCAGGTTCCCCTCCCGGACCCGCATTTTCCAGGACACCACCAGTGTGGAGCAGGGTGAAGGCGTTCCGCGGCTGGTGGATTATGTGGGCCGCTACCGGCGCGTGGTCACCGACCTTAACCTCAGCGTCACGGCGGAAGGCCGGCTGCGTGGCATCTCGGATGCCTCCCGGCTATTCCTCGGACCCCTGCGCCTGCCGCTGCCGCCGTCGTTGGATGCCAGGGCGTACGCGGAGCAGTGGTGGGACGCCTCGGAGGGGGCCCACGGAAAGCACCGGATCCAGGTTAAAGTCATCCAGCCACAGATCGGGCTGGTTCTGGTTTACGCGGGAAGTTTCGACTACCGGTTGCGCCCGTACTCCGGTGGCAGCTCGGCCCTGAGCTTCCTGCCCCGCTATGCCCAGCCGGACCGCTGGGAGCGCCGTACCTAGAGCGTGTCTCCTTAATCGAAGGCGTGCCTGGCGGATTTAGCCCTGCGCCACCTGGTTCAGCCCGTCAGCCACCTGGGTCAAACGCGTCAGTAGCGCGGTGGCCGTTGACGGTGTCAGACCTGCCAGCCCCGCCGAGGGTGTCACCCGCAACGAGCTGAGTGTCGACGCCGGCAGGCCCAGTTCGTGCCACGGGCGCCAGACCGAGTCCACGGCGTCTGCCACCCTGGGTAGTGTGCCCATGCTGACGTCCACGACGCCCGCCCACAGCCGGGTACCACCTTCCAGGGCTTCGGCGAGCTGCTCCCACTGGCGTGAGGTCAGTGCTTTGAGGGGGACGGCTATGGCGTCAGCGCCGGCAGTAACAATCCGTTCGAAGGGTGCCT is a window encoding:
- a CDS encoding AAA family ATPase produces the protein MNEHSSGQQILDSLQHDPARQALLDVRNEVAKAVVGQDPTVTGLLIALLSQGHVLLEGVPGVAKTLLVRALSAALSLDTKRVQFTPDLMPGDVTGSLVYDAHTSEFSFREGPVFTNILLADEINRTPPKTQASLLEAMEERQVSVDGVSRPLPAPFLVAATQNPVEYEGTYPLPEAQLDRFLLKLTMPLPNRNDEMEVIRRHASGFNPHDLAAAGVRAVAGADDLDRARQAVARVAVEPEIIGYIVDLVRATRAAPSFQLGVSPRGATALLNTSRAWAWLSGRSFVTPDDVKALALPCLRHRVALHPEAQMDGVRVDDVLGSILASVPVPR
- a CDS encoding DUF58 domain-containing protein; the encoded protein is MAISGRFVLLALLGLAPVLLMPGWGTVLAVVLVLAALLALEIGLAASLRSIEMQRSEPGNVALHGTAVSSLTVRNNGRRLLRAKVRDAWQPSAGAQNPVQEIDVPAGESRKLTVRLQPVRRGDLRAPHVTLRSLGPLRLAARQRTVECPGSLRVLPPFNSRRHLPSKLRKLRELDGKAAVQIRGAGTEFDSLRDYVRGDDVRSIDWRATARRSAVVVRTWRPERDRRVVIILDTSRTSAARIEDEPRLDTGMEAALLLAVLAERGGDRVDFLAFDRRARARAGSATTGNLLGQLVQAMAPLDAELIELDWSGIPGQVRGISAHRSLVVLLTSLDGGAPEEGLIPVAAQLAQQHVVVVASVRDPLLGQMLRERHNASSVFRAAAAERTLLEREAVTSQLRHQGVEVVDAEPHQLPPQLADMYIRLKAAGRL
- a CDS encoding DUF4166 domain-containing protein, whose amino-acid sequence is MNVPIYQQALGQDFDRLQPQLQDYFSLVPGSGQYGVGEGVFDVVGCRQRWLRPLFRLTSSEEAFFPEYGEGIPFRIENHAHLDPFGRSSLTARREIRFPSRTRIFQDTTSVEQGEGVPRLVDYVGRYRRVVTDLNLSVTAEGRLRGISDASRLFLGPLRLPLPPSLDARAYAEQWWDASEGAHGKHRIQVKVIQPQIGLVLVYAGSFDYRLRPYSGGSSALSFLPRYAQPDRWERRT